A window from Mogibacterium neglectum encodes these proteins:
- a CDS encoding universal stress protein, whose protein sequence is MKRILVPVDGSPRSLIALEQLKTTFSPKAFEVVLVMVRENTGYALSLGEEAEIREELDKKLNSIAKTIDKYSVITRSAVGRAGARIIEAAKEFGVEMIVMTKSTKPGASSTIGLTASYIMRHAQCDVMVVKETETKRIQEYRGAIYKRAKGTVALRGQLSLKQSECLIPSVKGDVIYHIDVKRGRVRFLHRSFNAVTKEWDLPPTNGQQEVYEIEAGVSIQIPVNATGDGKMADRIRILNRSMKTEAVFDYEITADKRALNSYSVSESSETQDRADDDRTEDEISFEAKGASIPTDEVLAEEPAVEKETDAELSNNTSKGLEKSVETPCPKDLDKSVEAEYEEVVESEAAEPEGDESEAAETASTELEVAEPEVGASEQAESEATEIEGSDGVTETTESEDRPYNIEADSEDIEEGEKSTEALDLSDLEKELESTPKGSKDTIAAIEKLCATGAIDAVELIKALDELESKSGESED, encoded by the coding sequence ATGAAGAGAATTCTTGTGCCAGTTGATGGTTCACCTAGGAGTTTAATAGCGCTTGAGCAACTTAAAACCACGTTTTCGCCGAAGGCTTTCGAGGTTGTGCTCGTTATGGTGCGTGAGAATACAGGATATGCACTCTCTCTCGGTGAGGAAGCAGAGATTAGAGAGGAGCTTGACAAGAAACTCAATTCTATTGCCAAGACAATAGATAAGTACAGTGTTATCACAAGGTCTGCAGTAGGTCGTGCTGGAGCGAGAATTATCGAAGCGGCAAAGGAATTTGGCGTGGAGATGATTGTCATGACGAAATCGACGAAGCCGGGCGCAAGTAGTACTATAGGGCTTACGGCGTCATACATTATGCGACATGCTCAGTGCGATGTGATGGTAGTCAAAGAGACGGAGACAAAAAGAATACAAGAATATAGAGGTGCTATATATAAGAGGGCAAAGGGAACTGTTGCTCTTCGTGGGCAGCTCAGCCTCAAGCAGAGCGAATGCTTAATTCCAAGTGTAAAGGGTGATGTTATATATCACATCGATGTTAAGAGAGGAAGAGTTAGGTTCCTGCACAGGTCGTTTAATGCTGTGACCAAAGAATGGGATTTACCACCAACTAATGGTCAGCAAGAGGTATATGAGATTGAGGCGGGTGTGTCGATTCAGATTCCGGTTAATGCTACTGGGGATGGCAAGATGGCTGATCGAATCAGAATACTAAATCGTAGCATGAAGACTGAAGCCGTGTTCGACTATGAGATTACTGCTGACAAGAGAGCTCTGAACTCATATTCAGTATCTGAATCAAGCGAAACTCAGGATAGAGCGGATGACGATAGAACGGAAGATGAAATCTCTTTTGAGGCAAAAGGAGCCTCTATACCTACTGACGAAGTACTTGCTGAAGAACCGGCAGTTGAAAAAGAGACCGATGCAGAATTATCGAATAATACTAGCAAAGGATTAGAGAAATCAGTAGAAACACCTTGCCCTAAAGATTTAGATAAATCCGTAGAAGCTGAGTATGAAGAGGTAGTTGAATCTGAAGCTGCAGAACCAGAGGGTGATGAATCAGAAGCAGCTGAAACAGCGTCAACTGAGCTAGAAGTAGCTGAACCGGAGGTTGGTGCATCGGAGCAAGCTGAATCAGAAGCAACTGAAATAGAGGGTTCAGATGGAGTGACCGAGACAACCGAATCTGAAGACAGACCATATAATATAGAAGCAGATAGTGAAGACATTGAGGAGGGTGAAAAAAGTACAGAAGCTTTAGACTTGAGTGATCTAGAGAAAGAGCTTGAATCTACACCTAAAGGTTCAAAGGATACGATCGCAGCTATTGAGAAGCTCTGTGCTACAGGGGCCATTGATGCAGTTGAACTCATTAAAGCACTTGATGAACTTGAATCAAAGTCTGGAGAATCTGAGGATTAA
- a CDS encoding acetate--CoA ligase family protein translates to MEVKEARQYVVDKLEYAFKPNSIAVIGASRNETKVGFKVIQGLRKCGYEGELYPINVKATEVAGIPAYQNIKDVPGDVDLAFVSLPATGVFDALKDCVEKKVKIAVVSSSGFKEVGNGDLQNEITEFCRQHELPLIGPNLVGIGTPYHDFNCGFIPYLPNKGPVALISQSGSNLLAALGSSQIDHFGISMFVGLGNKADVDFCEMIKYADKEPNTKCIAVYIEALDSPEAFKKACLECEKPITAIKVGSSEIGVKAAFAHTASENKGHSNAEYDKLFEESGVLREKTWQEFLDTSLALGNCPPLRGDNVVIITNGGGAGLLAADHFERLGMPLKELKDISPDLRENIRNYMPAFGSPLNPVDISGTATSDMYGGALKTAYRDEHVDGILISVCPTAVTDVEAITETVINIHRQYKNLGKPFIMECQGGNECREAIMKLRDKGIPAFSTPEQAVNAMVALRRYSHIMNKKEKLIKNI, encoded by the coding sequence ATGGAAGTAAAAGAAGCAAGACAATACGTCGTTGACAAACTAGAGTACGCATTTAAGCCTAACTCAATCGCTGTAATAGGAGCTAGCCGCAATGAGACAAAGGTTGGATTTAAGGTAATCCAGGGGCTGAGAAAGTGCGGATATGAGGGAGAGTTGTATCCTATCAACGTCAAAGCTACTGAAGTTGCAGGAATTCCTGCATATCAGAATATAAAGGATGTTCCTGGTGATGTTGATTTAGCATTCGTATCGCTACCAGCAACTGGTGTTTTCGATGCTCTCAAAGACTGCGTTGAGAAAAAGGTTAAGATAGCTGTAGTTTCATCATCTGGATTCAAGGAAGTTGGAAATGGGGACTTGCAAAATGAGATCACTGAGTTCTGCCGTCAGCATGAGCTTCCGCTAATCGGTCCAAACCTAGTGGGTATCGGAACACCTTACCATGATTTTAACTGTGGATTCATACCATATCTACCTAACAAGGGACCAGTTGCACTCATCTCACAGTCAGGTTCTAACCTTCTAGCTGCATTAGGTTCATCTCAGATTGATCACTTTGGAATCAGCATGTTCGTAGGACTTGGTAACAAGGCGGACGTTGATTTCTGCGAGATGATAAAGTATGCAGACAAAGAGCCTAATACTAAATGCATTGCAGTTTATATCGAAGCTCTTGATAGTCCTGAGGCGTTTAAAAAAGCTTGCCTTGAGTGCGAGAAACCAATTACTGCAATAAAGGTTGGTTCTTCTGAAATAGGTGTTAAGGCTGCATTTGCTCACACTGCCTCTGAGAATAAGGGCCATTCAAATGCTGAGTATGATAAATTATTCGAAGAATCAGGTGTTCTTCGTGAGAAGACATGGCAGGAGTTCTTGGATACTTCTCTCGCTTTAGGTAACTGCCCTCCATTAAGAGGTGACAATGTAGTTATCATTACAAATGGAGGTGGAGCTGGACTTCTAGCGGCTGATCATTTCGAAAGATTGGGCATGCCTCTAAAGGAGCTAAAGGACATCTCCCCAGATCTTAGAGAGAATATCAGAAATTATATGCCTGCATTCGGATCACCACTCAACCCTGTTGATATCAGTGGAACGGCAACTTCTGACATGTATGGTGGTGCACTTAAAACAGCATATAGAGATGAGCATGTTGATGGAATACTTATTTCCGTTTGCCCAACTGCAGTAACCGATGTTGAGGCTATTACTGAGACTGTAATTAATATTCACAGGCAGTATAAGAATCTCGGCAAGCCCTTTATTATGGAGTGCCAGGGTGGAAATGAGTGCCGAGAAGCTATCATGAAGCTCAGAGATAAGGGCATTCCTGCTTTCTCTACACCTGAACAGGCTGTAAATGCTATGGTTGCACTAAGAAGATATAGCCATATCATGAACAAGAAAGAGAAGTTAATCAAGAATATTTAA
- the gap gene encoding type I glyceraldehyde-3-phosphate dehydrogenase — MIRLAINGFGRIGRLAFRRVMEMEEFEVVAINDLTSPDMLAYLLKYDSVQGTYLGHIVENDDESITVDGKKITIYKEADASKLPWGELEIDVVLECTGFYTSKEKSKAHLDAGARKVLISAPAGNDLKTIVYGVNHETLNSEDRIVSGASCTTNCLAPMAKALADYRELRTGFMTTIHAYTGNQKILDAPDKGSKFRRSRAAAINIVPTTTGAAQAIGNVIPELAGKLIGSAQRVPVATGSITILDATLKDETDSVSVEGINAAMKAAQDASFGYNEDEIVSTDVIGMSYGSMFDATQTLAQKCGTHIYEVRVVAWYDNEMSYVSQLIRTLSYMAKL; from the coding sequence ATGATTAGATTAGCTATCAATGGATTTGGTCGTATAGGTAGATTAGCATTCAGACGTGTCATGGAGATGGAAGAATTCGAAGTTGTTGCAATCAACGATTTAACATCTCCCGATATGCTGGCATACCTGTTAAAATACGATAGTGTACAGGGAACTTATCTGGGACATATTGTGGAAAATGACGATGAGTCGATCACAGTCGACGGTAAGAAAATCACTATTTACAAGGAAGCAGATGCTAGTAAGCTACCTTGGGGAGAATTAGAAATAGATGTTGTGCTTGAATGCACGGGGTTCTACACATCTAAGGAGAAGTCGAAGGCGCATCTGGATGCAGGTGCTAGAAAAGTTCTAATTTCAGCACCTGCTGGAAATGATCTCAAGACCATCGTATATGGCGTTAACCACGAGACTCTGAATTCTGAAGACAGAATAGTGTCAGGGGCGTCTTGTACGACGAACTGCCTCGCTCCAATGGCAAAGGCACTCGCTGATTACAGAGAGCTGCGTACAGGATTTATGACGACCATACATGCTTATACTGGCAATCAGAAGATACTCGATGCACCGGATAAGGGGTCTAAATTCAGGAGATCGAGAGCAGCGGCAATCAATATTGTTCCTACTACTACAGGTGCGGCGCAAGCGATTGGAAATGTAATTCCAGAGCTTGCAGGAAAGCTCATTGGATCTGCGCAAAGAGTTCCGGTAGCTACTGGATCCATTACTATCCTAGATGCTACTCTCAAGGATGAGACTGATTCGGTGTCAGTAGAGGGAATCAATGCAGCAATGAAAGCTGCGCAGGATGCATCTTTCGGTTACAACGAGGATGAAATAGTATCGACAGACGTTATAGGGATGAGCTACGGCTCAATGTTTGATGCAACTCAGACGCTAGCTCAGAAGTGTGGAACGCACATCTATGAAGTCAGAGTAGTTGCATGGTATGACAATGAGATGAGCTATGTAAGTCAGCTGATTAGAACTCTAAGCTACATGGCAAAGCTATAA
- a CDS encoding Ldh family oxidoreductase — MDKETRPYIAWDVVQDFMVKAFTELGVPEADAEICAEVLMESDRRGIESHGVNRFKPIYVDRINKGILNPVTEVDVIRESPTTAVLDANDGMGMVASKMAMDMAIEKAKKYGTACVAVRNSSHYGIAGYWTSMATDEGMIGITGTNARPSIAPTFGVENMLGTNPLTIGIPTDEGHPFLIDCATSITQRGKLEFYERIGKDTPAGMVIGRDGSALTDTSYILKALNNREAALAPLGGIGEELGGYKGYSYATAVELLSAALSGGMFLKNLTCIGENGELRPYHLGHFFIVIDPEAMIGREVCEKTAGDILRALRTSHKAPGHNRIYTAGEKEWDIKEFRKDKGVPMGEDVQREFIEVRDSLGMDFKFPFE; from the coding sequence ATGGATAAAGAAACTCGTCCGTATATAGCTTGGGATGTGGTACAGGATTTTATGGTAAAGGCTTTTACAGAACTCGGAGTTCCTGAGGCTGATGCTGAGATCTGTGCGGAAGTCCTGATGGAGAGCGATAGAAGAGGTATCGAGAGTCATGGTGTAAATAGGTTCAAGCCTATTTACGTTGACCGCATCAACAAAGGTATCCTAAATCCTGTTACAGAGGTGGATGTTATCAGAGAATCCCCTACGACGGCAGTACTCGATGCTAACGATGGTATGGGTATGGTCGCGAGCAAGATGGCTATGGACATGGCTATCGAGAAAGCAAAAAAATACGGCACTGCTTGCGTTGCAGTTCGCAACTCCTCGCATTACGGTATTGCTGGGTATTGGACATCCATGGCGACAGATGAAGGAATGATAGGGATTACAGGTACTAATGCAAGGCCATCAATCGCGCCAACATTCGGTGTTGAAAATATGCTCGGTACTAATCCACTGACAATCGGAATTCCTACGGATGAAGGGCATCCATTTTTAATTGATTGTGCGACATCCATCACACAGAGGGGAAAGCTCGAGTTTTATGAGCGTATCGGCAAGGACACTCCGGCAGGAATGGTTATCGGCAGAGACGGTTCAGCGCTTACTGATACATCGTACATTTTGAAAGCACTCAACAATAGGGAAGCTGCACTAGCTCCACTCGGTGGAATTGGTGAGGAGCTTGGCGGATATAAAGGCTACAGTTATGCGACGGCTGTTGAACTACTATCAGCAGCTCTTTCTGGCGGAATGTTCCTTAAGAATTTGACGTGCATAGGTGAAAATGGAGAATTAAGACCTTATCACCTCGGACATTTCTTCATAGTAATCGATCCAGAGGCTATGATTGGTAGAGAGGTGTGTGAGAAGACTGCGGGCGATATACTTAGAGCTCTTAGGACATCTCATAAGGCACCTGGTCATAACAGAATATACACCGCTGGCGAGAAGGAGTGGGATATAAAAGAATTCCGCAAAGACAAAGGCGTTCCGATGGGAGAGGATGTGCAGCGCGAGTTTATCGAGGTGCGTGACTCGCTTGGCATGGATTTCAAATTCCCATTTGAATAG
- the hydE gene encoding [FeFe] hydrogenase H-cluster radical SAM maturase HydE, which produces MTEVMRLANKLVDEGLLEHNEYIELLSNRDDEVREYLRSKAQEIAVGNYGRDIFLRGLIEYSNICKNDCYYCGIRKSNNDVERYRLSLEEILSCCDIGYQIGLRTFVLQGGEDPYFTDDMMCEIISSIKSHYPDCALTLSIGEKERESYKRYFEAGADRYLLRHETADAEHYRRLHPESQSLENRMRCLDVLKDVGFQIGAGFMVGSPGQTYDTMASDFEYLKKLKPHMIGIGPFIHHKDTPFRNETDGTLELTLYCLSILRIMFPKALLPATTALGTIDKRGREKGVLAGANVIMPSLSPDNARSKYLLYEGKVGVKDKAAEGRQLLDERLAEIGYRTVTARGDYKDWDRM; this is translated from the coding sequence ATGACTGAAGTTATGCGACTAGCAAACAAACTCGTTGATGAAGGTCTTTTGGAACATAACGAATATATTGAGCTTCTTTCAAATAGAGATGACGAGGTTCGTGAGTATCTGCGAAGCAAAGCGCAAGAAATAGCAGTTGGTAACTATGGTCGCGATATATTTTTGCGAGGACTCATAGAGTATTCCAATATATGCAAAAATGACTGCTATTATTGCGGTATCAGAAAGAGTAATAACGACGTTGAGAGATACAGGCTTAGTCTTGAAGAAATTCTAAGCTGCTGTGATATAGGCTATCAAATCGGGCTTAGGACGTTCGTGCTACAAGGTGGAGAAGATCCATATTTTACGGATGATATGATGTGTGAGATTATCTCTTCGATTAAATCACACTATCCTGACTGTGCGCTAACTCTTTCGATTGGAGAAAAAGAGCGCGAGAGCTACAAACGATATTTTGAGGCTGGTGCGGATAGATACTTGCTGAGACATGAAACAGCTGATGCTGAACACTACAGACGACTTCATCCAGAATCACAATCTTTAGAGAATCGTATGCGATGTCTTGACGTGTTAAAAGACGTTGGATTTCAGATTGGAGCTGGATTCATGGTTGGTTCGCCAGGACAGACCTATGATACGATGGCTAGCGACTTTGAGTATTTAAAGAAGCTAAAACCTCATATGATAGGAATTGGACCATTTATACACCATAAAGATACACCGTTTAGAAATGAGACTGACGGTACGCTTGAACTCACACTTTATTGTCTTAGCATATTGAGGATAATGTTTCCCAAAGCGTTGCTTCCAGCTACAACAGCGCTAGGGACCATCGATAAAAGGGGGCGCGAGAAGGGGGTACTGGCAGGAGCAAATGTAATAATGCCCAGTCTTTCACCGGATAATGCCAGAAGCAAATACCTTTTGTATGAGGGAAAGGTTGGTGTCAAAGATAAGGCGGCAGAAGGTCGACAATTACTCGATGAGAGATTGGCAGAGATTGGGTATAGGACAGTGACTGCGCGCGGAGACTACAAGGATTGGGATAGGATGTAA
- a CDS encoding MarR family transcriptional regulator — protein MDKYDSLKLENQLCFPLYACSKEITRRYKPFLSKLDLTYTQYITMMVLWEARELSVKELGDKLFLDSGTLTPLLKKLEAKGYLTRNRSVKDERNLIIKITDKGMALREEALAVPQEIRSCISLTDDETAALFKLLHNFMSTIEQ, from the coding sequence ATGGACAAGTACGATAGCCTAAAGCTAGAGAATCAACTATGCTTTCCGCTGTACGCATGCTCTAAGGAGATAACTCGCAGGTATAAGCCATTTCTGAGCAAGCTGGATCTCACATATACACAATACATCACGATGATGGTACTTTGGGAGGCACGTGAGCTGAGTGTTAAGGAACTTGGGGATAAACTATTCCTTGATTCTGGCACACTAACTCCACTGCTCAAGAAGCTTGAAGCTAAGGGTTATTTAACTAGAAATCGCTCGGTAAAGGATGAACGCAATCTGATCATCAAAATTACAGACAAAGGTATGGCTCTCCGCGAGGAAGCGCTTGCTGTACCACAGGAGATTCGTTCATGCATAAGTCTTACTGACGACGAAACCGCAGCACTGTTCAAATTACTTCATAATTTTATGAGCACCATCGAGCAGTAA
- a CDS encoding patatin-like phospholipase family protein, protein MRGIIDVGGGTRDIFGAGVFDYFLEYGVTFDRCYGVSAGCANIASFLAGQQHRNYEFYTEYAMRKEYMSLDNFIKTGSYVDLDYVYGTLSNSYGEYPLNFEVLKSNPSEFIIIAAEANTGKTKYFTKADLNYNNYAPINASSCVPVVNKPYKIDGVEYFDGGIADPIPYKKALDDGCDELVIILTRPKAGHRIDNSDKRMAQILARQYPKAAELLEHRAETYNTQLDAIKKLEEEGVAKIIAPENIGKLKTLTRDVDMLKSLYRKGLVAAKKADIK, encoded by the coding sequence ATGAGAGGCATTATTGATGTTGGTGGCGGAACGCGTGATATATTTGGAGCTGGAGTATTCGACTACTTCCTTGAGTATGGAGTTACTTTTGACAGGTGCTATGGTGTATCAGCTGGCTGCGCTAATATAGCATCATTCCTTGCAGGACAACAACACAGAAATTATGAATTTTATACGGAATATGCTATGCGAAAGGAATATATGAGTCTTGATAATTTCATTAAGACAGGTTCATATGTTGATTTAGATTATGTATATGGTACACTGTCGAACAGTTATGGTGAATATCCACTAAATTTCGAAGTTCTTAAGAGCAATCCATCAGAATTCATAATAATTGCTGCTGAAGCAAATACTGGCAAGACTAAATACTTTACAAAAGCCGATCTAAACTATAATAACTATGCACCTATAAATGCGTCTAGCTGCGTACCGGTTGTAAATAAACCTTATAAGATAGATGGTGTGGAATATTTTGATGGGGGTATAGCAGACCCAATCCCATATAAGAAGGCATTAGATGATGGCTGCGATGAACTCGTAATTATATTGACTAGACCTAAGGCTGGGCACCGCATAGATAATAGCGATAAGAGAATGGCCCAGATACTGGCTAGGCAGTATCCTAAGGCAGCTGAGCTTCTTGAGCATAGAGCCGAAACCTACAATACGCAGCTAGATGCTATAAAAAAGCTCGAGGAAGAAGGAGTCGCAAAAATCATTGCACCTGAGAACATTGGGAAACTCAAGACTCTGACTAGAGATGTAGATATGCTTAAGTCTCTGTATAGAAAAGGTCTTGTTGCGGCAAAGAAAGCTGATATAAAATAG
- a CDS encoding histidine phosphatase family protein encodes MRIYILRHGQTDLNSEKRFQGQMQTELNEVGIAQSEKVAELLSERDIKFDKIYCSPLERAIKTAEIVTSEARDKFIIDDDLAEIDFGINEGRKYDELHGDKSNIFLSPGNYIPPEGGESLETLKFRVKRFLERVRDENSEGNILAVSHGTAIHMMLLYMRGMEFSDLWTEHVGNCNVKVVDVEGWELKVRDDLQIETDKYIK; translated from the coding sequence ATGAGGATATATATTCTTAGACATGGGCAGACCGACCTAAATAGTGAGAAGCGTTTTCAAGGACAAATGCAAACAGAACTAAACGAAGTTGGAATTGCTCAGTCAGAGAAAGTTGCGGAACTGCTAAGTGAACGGGATATCAAATTCGACAAAATCTATTGTAGCCCTCTAGAGAGAGCGATTAAAACAGCGGAAATCGTTACTTCGGAGGCTAGAGACAAGTTTATAATAGATGATGATCTTGCAGAAATTGACTTCGGGATAAATGAAGGACGAAAGTATGATGAGCTTCATGGAGATAAGAGCAACATATTCTTGTCACCAGGTAATTACATTCCACCAGAAGGCGGTGAGTCACTAGAGACACTTAAATTCAGGGTTAAGCGATTCCTCGAGAGGGTGCGAGATGAAAACAGCGAAGGCAACATTCTTGCAGTATCTCACGGTACGGCAATTCACATGATGCTTCTCTATATGAGAGGTATGGAATTCAGTGATTTGTGGACAGAGCACGTCGGAAACTGCAATGTGAAAGTTGTCGATGTCGAAGGTTGGGAACTTAAAGTCAGGGATGACCTGCAGATTGAAACTGATAAATATATAAAATAG
- a CDS encoding SulP family inorganic anion transporter: MSLKGYDLHFLKKDIPAGIIVALVSIPISIGYALVAGLPPIYGLYGSLLPILVYGLITSSPRFVFGVDAAPAALVGGMLYSMGISYQSQEAVKIIPVITLFTAAWILIARIVGLGRLVKFISSPVMGGFITGICCTIILMQIPKLFGGDSGRGELHELLEHIYKSACSGIHVPSLILGLGTIIIILGSKKVIPAIPMSAVMMFVGAGLTYFMNIESYGVKLLPEVKSGLPAIVIPDITLVHGNVRTMMLQTLIIAIVIISETLLATNNFALKYDDKIDNNREIFAYAMSNLAGGLVGCCPVNGSVSRSNIADQFGVKSQVMSVSAAFTMMIILIFGTDFIHMLPVPVLTAIVISALISSTEFELAAKLRKVDRTEWKIFYVVMFTVLIFGTIYGVLIGIILSFVTVIIRASNPPRSRLGYIPEKDQFYPIDRTTGTREIKGVLIYRFGGALFFANANTIKDEIDDLVTDDMKAVIVDASGITSIDVTAVERLMILYTKYKERGIKLFLTEHSGDLNDQLRAFGAEQMFKDYAIVPHIYQALKSVGINKPYELGDCEGDVCYISINGSAGSSQIAEFEWAYGDQAEARMEDVANSLADKLISLEKVDDDMIREAERNALGSNWSEIDEEKFLDFLEFQLAHLLELGKIDLEKFQRVREKILLYHAKLDMQINDRNSDELDEIIRTRIVREEQFRNRFPDAYNSFSEERARHREILKNDYPEIWERIMKIRREGEDKGKLRGKVRDKHLFPGFDEIEHLVDGVKDYFHKKK; the protein is encoded by the coding sequence ATGTCGCTAAAAGGGTATGATTTGCATTTTTTGAAAAAAGATATTCCTGCTGGAATCATCGTTGCACTCGTGTCTATTCCGATTTCAATCGGTTATGCACTAGTAGCGGGGCTTCCGCCGATTTACGGATTGTATGGGTCGTTGCTCCCTATACTGGTGTACGGGCTTATAACTAGTTCGCCGAGATTCGTTTTTGGAGTAGATGCTGCTCCAGCTGCACTTGTTGGTGGTATGCTGTATTCAATGGGCATTTCATATCAATCACAAGAGGCAGTGAAGATAATACCTGTAATAACACTTTTCACAGCAGCCTGGATACTGATAGCTCGCATAGTCGGACTTGGTAGATTGGTAAAATTCATTTCTTCTCCGGTAATGGGAGGCTTCATAACGGGAATCTGCTGTACGATTATACTGATGCAGATTCCTAAGTTATTTGGCGGTGATTCAGGGAGAGGAGAACTGCACGAGCTCCTCGAACACATATACAAATCAGCATGTTCTGGGATTCACGTTCCGTCGTTAATTCTAGGGCTCGGTACTATTATCATAATTCTAGGTTCCAAGAAAGTTATTCCAGCGATTCCGATGAGTGCTGTAATGATGTTTGTCGGGGCAGGACTTACTTACTTTATGAACATTGAGAGCTATGGGGTGAAGCTGCTCCCTGAGGTAAAGTCAGGATTACCAGCCATCGTAATCCCGGATATTACTCTGGTTCATGGCAATGTCAGAACGATGATGCTGCAGACACTGATCATAGCGATTGTAATCATCTCTGAGACTCTTCTCGCAACCAATAATTTTGCTCTTAAGTATGATGATAAAATCGATAATAATAGGGAGATTTTCGCCTATGCGATGAGCAATCTCGCCGGAGGATTAGTTGGTTGCTGCCCTGTAAACGGAAGTGTCTCGAGGAGCAACATAGCTGATCAGTTTGGTGTTAAGTCGCAGGTGATGTCGGTATCGGCGGCATTTACGATGATGATAATCCTTATTTTTGGAACGGATTTTATCCACATGCTACCAGTACCAGTTTTAACTGCGATAGTGATTTCTGCGCTCATCAGCAGTACAGAATTCGAACTCGCTGCCAAGCTGCGCAAGGTCGATAGAACCGAGTGGAAGATATTCTATGTGGTGATGTTTACAGTCTTAATTTTTGGAACAATCTATGGCGTTCTTATCGGAATTATTCTTTCATTTGTGACCGTAATCATCAGAGCGTCCAATCCTCCTAGAAGTAGACTTGGATACATACCTGAGAAAGATCAATTTTATCCTATTGACAGAACGACGGGAACTCGTGAGATTAAAGGGGTGCTCATATACAGATTTGGAGGGGCATTATTCTTTGCCAATGCGAATACGATCAAGGATGAGATAGATGATTTAGTAACTGACGATATGAAGGCTGTAATTGTTGATGCCAGTGGTATTACAAGCATTGATGTCACAGCCGTAGAGCGTTTGATGATTTTATATACAAAATACAAAGAGCGCGGCATAAAGCTATTTCTGACAGAGCACTCGGGGGATTTAAATGATCAGCTACGTGCTTTTGGAGCGGAGCAGATGTTCAAAGACTATGCTATAGTCCCACATATCTATCAGGCTCTAAAGTCGGTGGGCATAAATAAGCCATATGAACTAGGTGATTGCGAAGGTGATGTCTGCTATATCTCCATCAATGGTTCGGCTGGAAGCTCGCAGATTGCGGAGTTTGAATGGGCGTATGGTGATCAGGCAGAGGCCAGGATGGAAGATGTTGCGAATTCACTGGCAGATAAGCTTATAAGCCTCGAAAAAGTAGATGATGACATGATTCGCGAGGCTGAACGAAATGCACTGGGCAGCAATTGGAGCGAGATTGACGAAGAGAAGTTCTTAGATTTTCTCGAATTCCAACTTGCTCACCTTCTTGAACTAGGTAAGATAGATCTTGAAAAATTCCAGAGAGTACGTGAGAAGATTCTGTTATATCACGCAAAGCTTGACATGCAAATTAACGATAGAAATTCCGATGAGCTAGATGAGATCATCAGGACTAGAATTGTTCGCGAAGAGCAGTTTAGAAATAGATTCCCTGATGCATATAACTCCTTTTCTGAAGAGAGAGCTAGACATAGAGAAATCTTGAAGAATGATTATCCTGAAATTTGGGAGAGAATCATGAAGATTCGCCGTGAAGGCGAAGACAAGGGTAAACTCCGTGGTAAGGTTCGTGACAAGCATTTATTCCCAGGATTTGATGAAATCGAACACTTAGTTGATGGTGTAAAAGATTATTTTCATAAGAAGAAATAA